A single window of Drosophila suzukii chromosome 3, CBGP_Dsuzu_IsoJpt1.0, whole genome shotgun sequence DNA harbors:
- the LOC108017200 gene encoding peptide transporter family 1: MFRATEIGSEETLPALAELSQMEYEPEAQDIEWGGWRAERAQLKRPHRSSLPNYGFAPPPIRMEYRYPRAVFFVLATKFFEAFAANGIRTVLALYLRDDLNFTESFSTVVLHIFNFFGQFCPIIGAILADSYMGNVRTISGFSFIYAFGWLLLVLTSLPAMGLPMVLLVSIALLFIAVGNGSIRACITSLGALQFKLPEQSAHLADYFSFYYFVYYFGIFLSKILPPLVRANTQCFDKAECYPAVFGTLGSAFMMAWIIFLIGKCFYKSEKLSDDNILFKFCGCIKTALVEKWRRRKSPKRFSYWLHNAVGAYDEGFVNDVSRVLRISKLFIPLPFYFALLAQQDSSWTFQATQMNTTLLGVTIQPDQAKAVGPIFLFMLIPLWQYITVPLLRRYFNWELQPLHSVTVGGIFSAGAFFCAGAVQERIMNSPLQTVNIAWQLPQFLLLMMGELLLSIPGLQFAFTQAPTSMKSVVTAAWFLNNAFGNLIVVLVTELGMMSSQMAEYFFYAVVMLVCIILYALLAFDYSLQERKGGLYVRGLDSDPEDRDVPSTSRSGSI; this comes from the exons ATGTTTCGCGCTACGGAAATCGGCAGCGAAGAAA CCCTGCCTGCTCTTGCGGAGCTTAGTCAGATGGAATACGAGCCGGAGGCACAAGACATAGAGTGGGGCGGATGGAGAGCAGAACGGGCCCAGTTGAAACGGCCTCATCGCAGCTCCCTGCCAAATTATGGCTTCGCCCCGCCGCCCATCCGTATGGAGTACAGGTATCCACGGGCCGTCTTCTTCGTCTTGGCCACAAAGTTCTTTGAGGCCTTCGCAGCCAACGGCATACGCA CCGTTCTCGCCCTCTATCTGCGCGACGATCTCAACTTCACCGAAAGCTTTTCCACGGTGGTGCTGCACATCTTTAACTTCTTCGGTCAGTTCTGCCCGATCATTGGGGCAATCCTGGCGGATAGCTACATGGGAAATGTGCGTACGATCTCCGGCTTCAGTTTTATCTACGCTTTTGGATGGCTACTGCTCGTACTGACATCCCTGCCCGCCATGGGTCTTCCAATGGT ACTGCTGGTGTCCATCGCCCTGTTATTTATCGCCGTGGGTAATGGATCCATCCGGGCCTGCATCACTTCATTAGGAGCGCTGCAGTTTAAGCTTCCGGAACAGAGCGCCCACCTGGCCGACTACTTCTCTTTCTACTATTTCGTCTATTATTTTGGCATCTTCCTGAGCAAAATACTTCCTCCGCTGGTAAGGGCCAACACACAGTGCTTCGACAAGGCGGAGTGCTATCCAGCAGTATTCGGCACCCTAGGCAGTGCCTTCATGATGGCCTGGA TTATCTTTCTGATTGGAAAATGCTTTTACAAGTCCGAAAAGTTGTCAGATGACAATATACTCTTCAAGTTCTGCGGCTGCATTAAAACAGCTCTAGTGGAGAAGTGGCGACGTCGCAAATCGCCAAAGCGCTTCAGCTATTGGCTACACAATGCAGTTGGTGCCTACGATGAGGGCTTCGTTAACGATGTCTCCAGGGTCTTAAGG ATATCCAAGCTTTTCATCCCGCTACCATTCTACTTCGCCTTGCTGGCTCAGCAAGACTCCAGCTGGACCTTTCAGGCCACTCAGATGAACACAACACTGCTGGGCGTGACCATCCAACCGGATCAGGCCAAGGCCGTGGGTCCAATCTTCCTGTTCATGCTCATCCCCTTGTGGCAGTATATAACCGTGCCTCTGTTGCGTCGCTACTTCAATTGGGAGCTGCAGCCGCTCCATAGTGTAACAGTGGGTGGGATTTTTTCCGCAGGCGCCTTTTTCTGTGCGGGGGCTGTGCAGGAACGAATAATG AATTCCCCGCTTCAAACAGTGAATATAGCCTGGCAACTGCCGCAGTTCCTTTTGCTTATGATGGGCGAACTGCTGCTCTCCATTCCGGGTCTTCAGTTCGCTTTCACCCAAGCGCCGACCTCCATGAAGTCGGTGGTCACGGCTGCCTGGTTCCTGAACAATGCCTTCGGGAATCTCATCGTGGTGTTGGTCACCGAGCTGGGTATGATGAGCTCCCAGATGGCTGAGTATTTCTTCTACGCGGTGGTCATGCTGGTCTGCATTATCCTCTACGCCCTGCTAGCCTTTGATTACTCGCTGCAGGAACGAAAGGGTGGGCTGTATGTTAGGGGCCTGGACAGCGATCCCGAGGATCGGGATGTGCCCAGCACCAGCCGTAGCGGCAGCATCTAA
- the LOC108017195 gene encoding transmembrane emp24 domain-containing protein eca — MRDQLFSLALLLCALHSACGLYFHISETERKCFIEEVPDETTVIVNYKVELYDPRSNGFMPSSPGIGMHVEVRDSDDKIVLSRVYSSQGRISFTSHTPGEHVICMYSNSTAWFSGAQLRVHLDIQVGEHAIDYANVAQKEKLTELQLRIRQLLDQVEQITKEQNYQRYREERFRHTSESTNSRVLWWSLAQTVVLVCMGFWQMRHLKSFFEAKKLV, encoded by the exons ATGCGCGATCAACTCTTTAGCCTGGCCCTGCTGCTGTGCGCCCTGCACAGCGCCTGCGGATTGTACTTCCACATATCGGAGACGGAGCGCAAGTGCTTCATCGAGGAGGTTCCGGATGAGACCACTGTGATTG TTAACTACAAAGTGGAGCTGTACGATCCGCGCTCCAATGGATTCATGCCCTCATCCCCTGGCATTGGAATGCATGTGGAGGTCCGCGATAGCGACGACAAGATCGTGCTGTCCCGCGTCTACAGTTCCCAGGGACGCATCTCGTTCACCTCGCACACTCCCGGCGAGCACGTCATCTGCATGTACTCCAACAGCACTGCCTGGTTCAGCGGAGCCCAGCTGCGCGTCCATCTGGACATCCAGGTGGGCGAGCACGCCATCGACTACGCTAATGTGGCGCAGAAGGAGAAGCTGACCGAGCTGCAGCTGCGGATCCGCCAGCTGCTCGACCAGGTGGAGCAGATCACCAAGGAGCAGAACTACCAGCGCTATCGCGAGGAGCGTTTCCGCCACACCAGCGAGAGCACCAACTCCCGCGTTTTATGGTGGTCGCTGGCCCAGACCGTCGTCTTGGTCTGCATGGGCTTCTGGCAGATGCGCCATCTTAAGAGCTTTTTCGAGGCCAAGAAGCTGGTGTAA
- the LOC108017199 gene encoding uncharacterized protein, producing MQPFIVIRNYTQDDELKCQELVRDYIMSFSNKSFFVYCFREITLQFIVITWAIFFIFLGVPLLFCALTVPACIFCLFTGTYFSFYSKAVELMRTKPSQSLVAECYEPFIFRCSPKEASYQIFMENCPYDEASVRKFRRRIVAAISVKNHHAVYNAAWIYRFAIDPNYPYQTIMEPMVKQVVKNCITGGYASLECTISEWQESERDFYDDFGFVTRQIYHKKIIGSSLAVMKTQLTYGLRSDEALHKQN from the exons ATGCAGCCATTTATTGTTATACGCAACTACACGCAAGATGACGAGCTCAAGTGCCAGGAGCTGGTGCGGGACTACATCATGTCGTTCTCCAACAAGTCCTTCTTCGTCTATTGCTTTCGAGAG ATCACCCTGCAGTTCATAGTCATCACGTGGGCAATATTCTTCATATTTCTGGGAGTGCCCCTGCTTTTCTGCGCCCTCACTGTGCCCGCTTGCATTTTCTGTCTGTTTACCGGCACCTACTTCTCGTTTTACTCCAAGGCAGTGGAGCTGATGAGG ACCAAACCATCGCAATCCCTGGTGGCCGAGTGCTATGAACCCTTCATTTTCCGCTGCTCACCCAAAGAGGCTAGCTACCAGATCTTCATGGAGAACTGCCCCTATGACGAGGCCTCTGTAAGGAAATTCCGTCGCAGGATTGTGGCCGCCATTAGTGTGAAGAATCACCATGCCGTCTACAACGCGGCTTGGATCTACCGCTTTGCAATCGATCCCAACTATCCCTACCAGACGATCATGGAGCCCATGGTAAAGCAGGTGGTCAAGAACTGCATCACTGGCGGCTACGCTTCGCTGGAGTGCACCATCTCCGAGTGGCAGGAGAGTGAGCGCGACTTCTACGACGACTTTGGCTTCGTCACGAGGCAGATTTACCACAAAAAGATCATCGGCAGCAGTCTGGCTGTGATGAAGACCCAGCTCACATATGGGTTGCGTTCCGATGAGGCTCTGCACAAGCAAAACTAA